From Nevskia ramosa DSM 11499, the proteins below share one genomic window:
- a CDS encoding rhodanese-like domain-containing protein — translation MADTHPPAFLALVDDAKTRIKEIHARDLAATLAANPAAKLIDVREESEYAAGHVSNAEWLGKGVIERDIEARHPDKAEPLYLYCGGGFRSALAADNLQKMGYTQVWSIDGGWRTLKDLMPTTS, via the coding sequence ATGGCTGACACGCACCCGCCCGCCTTCCTGGCGCTGGTCGACGACGCAAAAACCCGCATCAAGGAAATCCATGCCCGTGACCTCGCCGCCACGCTAGCCGCGAATCCGGCCGCGAAGCTCATCGACGTCCGCGAAGAAAGCGAATACGCCGCCGGCCACGTCAGCAACGCCGAATGGCTCGGCAAGGGCGTGATCGAACGCGACATCGAAGCCCGCCACCCGGACAAGGCCGAGCCGCTCTATCTGTACTGCGGCGGCGGCTTCCGCTCTGCACTCGCCGCCGACAACCTGCAGAAGATGGGCTACACCCAGGTCTGGTCGATCGACGGCGGCTGGCGAACCCTGAAAGACCTGATGCCGACGACAAGCTGA
- a CDS encoding type ISP restriction/modification enzyme, giving the protein MVEQLERKSEALTGLAADWRKLLFPDASDERFADGYAQAVTFGLLMARAQGISLKEGFGPVADALGTKHSLIGAALHLLTDNTSNQAVLKTALATLRRVLDVVDWQKLSKGNADKWLYFYEDFLDVYDRELRKETGSYYTPPEVVNAQVRWVDELLRSPAYALSAGLSAPTVTLVDPATGTGTYLLGVLRRIAGQVAAEQGEGAVPAAIQAAVPRLVGFEMQLGPYAVAQLRLLAEVVELTGAVPKQPLSVFVTDTLASPHDTAEHIFQSLKPLADQRRAANKVKRETPVTVVLGNPPYKEKAKGLGGWVEDGDASLNEAAPLDDWQAPKEWKAGAHAKHLRNLYVYFWRWASWKVWDQGPGDKTGIVCFITVAGFLNGPGFQQMRAWLRQRCNALWVVDCSPEGHQPDVSSRIFQGVQQPVCIVLASRSSKAKTPADPLARVQYRALPAAHRKQKFEALDAIRLDDDGWRDCPDELRAPFLPTSGGAWAEFPRLEDLFSWNGSGSQPGRTWVIASDSSSLVARWAALKAAQPDAMKIFFRQTSINGLPVDRHIDWKTTKSLGKQPIRPLSIASDTEGCLQPIRYAFRSFDRQWIIPDVRLINRPNPALWDLHSDKQIFVTALSRSNPSSGPAITITALIPDYDHYKGSFGGRVFPLWTDVAATQPNVLPSLLAALSTRYGLPVSAEDVVAWIAAIAAHPGYIERFREDLSTPGLRIPFTADAARFREGVALGRRVIWLHTFGERMADPAADRPAGAPRLPASERPLIPKGGAIPDNDLPETIDYDPALRRLKIGGGYIEPVAPEVWAYEVSGKSVLTQWFSYRKRDRSRPQIGDKRPPSPLGLIQPDGWLAEYTSELLDVINVLGLLVQIEPMQATLLHAVCGGPLIAESELLAAGALRLDTSAPPRPTPKVAAKAAMPIDDLFGG; this is encoded by the coding sequence GTGGTCGAGCAGCTCGAACGCAAGTCCGAGGCGCTGACCGGCTTGGCCGCCGACTGGCGCAAGCTGCTATTCCCGGATGCCAGCGACGAACGCTTTGCCGACGGCTACGCCCAGGCGGTGACGTTCGGCCTGCTGATGGCGCGAGCTCAGGGCATTTCCCTGAAGGAAGGCTTCGGCCCCGTCGCCGATGCGCTCGGCACCAAGCACTCGCTGATTGGTGCGGCGCTGCACCTGCTGACCGACAACACCTCGAATCAAGCTGTGCTCAAGACCGCGCTCGCGACCTTGCGGCGTGTGCTCGATGTGGTCGACTGGCAGAAGCTGTCGAAAGGCAACGCCGACAAGTGGCTGTATTTCTACGAAGACTTCCTCGATGTCTATGACCGGGAGCTTCGCAAGGAAACGGGCAGCTACTACACGCCGCCGGAAGTCGTGAATGCCCAGGTGCGCTGGGTTGACGAACTGCTGCGCAGCCCTGCGTATGCGCTGTCGGCGGGGCTGTCGGCGCCGACGGTGACCCTGGTCGATCCGGCGACCGGCACCGGCACCTATCTGCTGGGTGTCCTGCGCAGGATTGCCGGACAAGTGGCCGCCGAGCAGGGCGAGGGCGCCGTGCCGGCCGCGATCCAGGCCGCTGTGCCACGACTGGTCGGTTTCGAGATGCAGTTGGGGCCGTACGCCGTGGCCCAACTCCGGCTGCTGGCCGAAGTGGTCGAGCTGACCGGTGCGGTGCCGAAGCAGCCGTTGTCGGTGTTCGTCACCGACACGCTGGCCAGCCCGCACGACACCGCCGAGCACATCTTCCAGTCGCTCAAGCCGCTGGCTGATCAGCGGCGGGCGGCCAACAAGGTCAAGCGCGAGACGCCGGTGACCGTGGTACTCGGCAATCCGCCCTACAAGGAAAAGGCCAAGGGTCTCGGTGGCTGGGTCGAAGACGGCGACGCCAGCCTCAATGAGGCCGCGCCGCTCGACGACTGGCAAGCTCCGAAGGAATGGAAGGCCGGTGCGCACGCCAAGCACCTGCGCAACCTGTACGTCTATTTCTGGCGCTGGGCGAGCTGGAAAGTCTGGGATCAGGGGCCGGGCGACAAGACCGGCATCGTCTGTTTCATCACCGTGGCCGGCTTCTTGAACGGCCCCGGTTTCCAGCAGATGCGCGCCTGGCTGCGGCAGCGCTGCAATGCGCTCTGGGTGGTCGACTGCTCGCCGGAAGGGCATCAGCCGGACGTGTCGTCGCGCATCTTCCAGGGAGTGCAGCAGCCGGTCTGCATCGTGCTGGCCTCGCGATCCAGCAAGGCGAAGACCCCGGCTGATCCCTTGGCCCGCGTCCAGTATCGCGCGCTGCCGGCCGCGCACCGCAAGCAGAAGTTTGAAGCGCTGGATGCGATTCGGCTGGATGACGACGGCTGGCGCGACTGCCCGGACGAATTACGTGCGCCCTTCCTGCCGACGTCTGGTGGTGCATGGGCAGAGTTTCCGAGATTGGAAGACCTCTTCAGCTGGAATGGGTCTGGATCGCAGCCCGGTAGGACCTGGGTTATCGCCTCAGACAGCTCCAGTTTGGTTGCCCGATGGGCGGCGTTGAAGGCAGCACAGCCTGACGCGATGAAAATCTTTTTTCGACAGACCTCAATAAACGGGCTGCCGGTCGATCGCCATATCGACTGGAAAACTACCAAATCCCTGGGGAAGCAGCCCATTCGTCCATTGTCCATTGCGTCAGACACCGAGGGCTGTCTGCAACCAATTCGATATGCATTCAGGTCTTTTGATCGGCAGTGGATCATCCCGGACGTCCGGCTCATAAACAGACCAAATCCGGCGCTTTGGGATTTGCACTCCGACAAACAAATCTTTGTTACCGCACTTAGTCGCTCCAATCCGAGCTCTGGTCCTGCCATTACGATTACGGCGCTAATCCCGGACTACGATCATTACAAGGGTTCATTCGGCGGCCGAGTTTTTCCGCTCTGGACCGACGTCGCAGCCACCCAACCCAACGTCCTGCCGTCCTTGCTCGCCGCGTTGTCGACGCGCTACGGCCTGCCGGTTTCCGCCGAGGATGTCGTCGCCTGGATCGCCGCCATTGCTGCGCATCCCGGTTACATCGAGCGCTTCCGTGAAGACCTCTCGACGCCGGGCCTGCGCATCCCGTTCACCGCCGATGCCGCGCGCTTCCGCGAAGGCGTGGCGCTCGGCCGTCGCGTGATCTGGTTGCACACCTTTGGCGAGCGGATGGCGGACCCGGCGGCCGATCGGCCGGCCGGCGCCCCGCGCCTGCCGGCCAGCGAGCGGCCGCTGATTCCGAAGGGCGGGGCGATTCCCGACAACGACCTTCCGGAGACAATCGATTACGACCCGGCGTTGCGTCGGCTGAAGATCGGCGGTGGCTATATCGAGCCGGTAGCGCCAGAGGTCTGGGCTTACGAGGTGTCCGGCAAGTCCGTACTGACCCAGTGGTTCAGCTACCGAAAGCGCGACCGCAGTCGGCCCCAGATCGGCGACAAGCGTCCGCCGTCGCCGCTGGGCCTGATCCAGCCGGATGGCTGGCTGGCCGAGTACACGAGCGAGCTGCTCGACGTGATCAACGTGCTAGGCCTGCTCGTGCAGATCGAACCGATGCAGGCGACGCTCCTCCATGCCGTGTGCGGCGGCCCGCTGATCGCGGAGTCGGAACTGCTGGCGGCTGGAGCACTGAGGCTGGACACCTCGGCACCGCCACGTCCAACGCCGAAGGTCGCCGCAAAGGCCGCGATGCCCATCGACGATCTGTTTGGCGGCTGA
- the soxC gene encoding sulfite dehydrogenase: MSAGDETSASGLLDRRLFLRRGLRWSAAIAAAPSIAFAADLPSDPTRTPGQPFSNYGQPSPQEKATIRWISANRAVAGNGVSWTPLHDLEGIITPSGLHFERHHNGVPQIDGEAHRLSVHGLVKQPLSFTIDALKRYPQCSRIGFVECGGNSNSSWNLEPLQTRAGYLHGLASNSEWTGVPLAIVLDEAGVDPAARWLVLEASDAIGMNISLPLAKARKDCLLALYQNGERLRPEQGYPLRLIVPGWEGVLNVKWLSRIELTTEPVMSRNETSRYTELQPDGRARQFTFVMDVKSLITSPSPGHLLSEKGLYEIRGLAWSGRGKVKKVEVSADAGKTWKPAALQGPVLPMSFTRFRIPWRWDGAAATLQSRAVDETGAVQPTRTALVAQRGRAGYFHYNAIVSWQVSEDGELSHVYA; this comes from the coding sequence ATGAGCGCAGGCGACGAAACTTCCGCGAGCGGCCTGCTCGACCGTCGCCTGTTCCTGCGTCGCGGCCTGCGCTGGAGCGCGGCCATTGCTGCGGCGCCGTCGATCGCGTTCGCAGCCGATCTACCAAGCGATCCAACCCGCACACCCGGCCAGCCATTCAGCAACTACGGCCAGCCGTCGCCCCAGGAGAAAGCGACGATCCGCTGGATCAGCGCCAATCGCGCCGTGGCCGGCAATGGCGTGTCGTGGACGCCGCTGCACGATCTCGAAGGCATCATCACGCCGAGCGGCCTGCACTTCGAGCGCCATCACAACGGCGTGCCGCAGATCGATGGTGAAGCGCATCGGCTCAGCGTTCACGGCTTGGTCAAGCAGCCACTGAGCTTCACGATCGACGCGTTGAAACGCTATCCGCAGTGCTCGCGCATCGGTTTCGTCGAATGCGGCGGCAACAGCAATTCGAGCTGGAACCTGGAACCGCTGCAAACCCGCGCCGGCTATCTGCACGGCCTGGCCTCGAACAGCGAATGGACCGGTGTACCGCTGGCGATCGTGCTCGATGAAGCCGGCGTCGATCCCGCAGCGCGCTGGCTGGTGCTCGAAGCCAGCGATGCGATCGGCATGAACATCTCGCTGCCGCTGGCCAAGGCGCGCAAGGATTGCCTGCTGGCGCTGTACCAGAACGGCGAGCGTCTGCGGCCCGAGCAGGGCTATCCGCTGAGGCTGATCGTGCCGGGTTGGGAAGGCGTGCTGAACGTCAAATGGCTGAGCCGCATCGAGCTGACCACCGAACCGGTGATGAGCCGCAACGAGACCAGCCGGTACACCGAGCTGCAGCCCGATGGCCGGGCGCGGCAGTTCACCTTCGTGATGGACGTGAAGTCCCTGATCACTTCGCCGTCACCCGGACATCTGCTGAGCGAGAAGGGCTTGTACGAGATTCGCGGGCTGGCCTGGAGCGGGCGCGGCAAGGTCAAGAAGGTCGAAGTTTCCGCCGATGCCGGCAAGACCTGGAAGCCTGCCGCGCTGCAAGGCCCGGTGCTGCCGATGAGCTTCACCCGCTTCCGCATTCCCTGGCGCTGGGACGGCGCTGCCGCAACCTTGCAGAGCCGCGCCGTCGACGAAACTGGCGCCGTGCAACCGACACGCACAGCGCTCGTCGCCCAGCGTGGTCGGGCCGGCTACTTCCACTACAACGCGATCGTGAGCTGGCAGGTCAGCGAGGACGGGGAGCTGAGCCATGTCTACGCCTGA
- a CDS encoding transglycosylase domain-containing protein: MLRPRRRLLLRLSAAVLLLLIVATVASQRALPEHLQPELATADLRPVLDRSGEPLSAHYQQRWNTADRLPLEQVPAFLRTAMVAAEDRRFWQHGGIDWRARASAIRQGIAAGHAVRGASTISEQVVRLLHPRPRTVWSRWVEGFEAMRLEARFSKSDILEFYLDQIPYGAQRRGIRQAARHYFGREPATLSNGEMLALAVMPRAPSRLDPLRDTSRLKGPMSRVAARMLDDSLIDAEQAAQLAIPPAALSAEDDSVPAAHFIAELRRRQPPTGDGPLRSSLDRALQRQGQQLLDQRLRDLAKVGVRQGGLLVVDLDGNKVRAWNVGNLDAGDSETGIDTVQTPRQPGSALKPFVYALALESGWTAATPIADDGLAAHVGDGLHPYRNYSRISYGTVTVREALGNSLNVPAVRALQFVGGERLLALLRTLGMRGLSQHPDVYGDGIALGNGEVTLAELVGAYAALANQGRARPLTLFEDGLEAQASVAALSRDSASIITDILSDPRARLLEFGDGGLLRFPVQTAVKTGTSSDYRDAWCVAYDGHHVVGAWMGALAGQAMDGVTGSIGPALLVRSMFGLLNRNQQSRPQTRLLARSPNLEAHTVRGPDGGERLEWFAPGTAPDSPDAVVASISASEAGPPRLLQPFEGLAMAIDPRVPPELQALEFELAGVPDKPEANAVIWIVDEAEAARTPGGRWQWPLSRGEHTASAKAADGRWQTPTVSFRVK, translated from the coding sequence TTGCTCAGACCCCGCCGCCGACTGCTGCTCCGCCTGTCCGCCGCCGTGCTGCTGTTGCTGATCGTGGCGACGGTCGCTTCGCAGCGCGCGCTGCCCGAGCATCTGCAGCCGGAGCTCGCCACTGCCGATCTGCGCCCCGTGCTCGATCGCAGCGGCGAGCCGCTGAGCGCGCACTACCAGCAACGCTGGAACACGGCGGATCGTCTGCCGCTCGAACAGGTGCCGGCGTTCCTGCGCACGGCGATGGTCGCCGCCGAGGATCGGCGCTTCTGGCAGCACGGCGGTATCGACTGGCGGGCTCGTGCTTCGGCTATTCGCCAGGGCATCGCTGCCGGTCATGCAGTACGCGGCGCCAGCACGATCAGCGAACAGGTGGTGCGCCTGCTGCACCCGCGGCCGCGCACCGTGTGGTCGCGCTGGGTCGAAGGCTTCGAGGCGATGCGGCTGGAAGCGCGCTTCAGCAAGAGCGACATCCTGGAGTTCTATCTCGATCAGATTCCCTACGGCGCGCAGCGGCGCGGCATCCGCCAGGCGGCGCGCCACTATTTCGGCCGCGAGCCGGCGACGCTCAGCAATGGAGAGATGCTGGCGCTGGCGGTGATGCCGCGCGCACCGAGCCGGCTCGATCCGCTGCGTGATACCTCGCGCCTCAAGGGGCCGATGAGCCGTGTCGCCGCGCGGATGCTCGATGACAGCCTGATCGACGCCGAACAGGCCGCGCAGCTGGCGATCCCGCCAGCGGCGCTCAGCGCCGAGGACGACAGCGTGCCGGCCGCGCACTTCATCGCCGAGCTGCGCCGCCGCCAACCACCGACCGGCGACGGCCCGCTGCGGTCCAGCCTCGATCGCGCGCTGCAGCGCCAGGGTCAGCAATTGCTCGATCAGCGGCTGCGTGATCTGGCCAAGGTCGGTGTTCGCCAGGGTGGTTTGTTGGTCGTCGATCTCGATGGCAACAAGGTGCGCGCCTGGAACGTCGGCAACCTCGATGCGGGGGATTCCGAAACCGGCATCGACACCGTGCAGACGCCGCGTCAGCCGGGCTCCGCGTTGAAGCCTTTCGTCTATGCGCTGGCGCTGGAATCGGGCTGGACCGCGGCCACGCCGATCGCCGATGACGGCCTGGCGGCGCATGTCGGCGATGGCCTGCATCCCTACCGCAACTATTCGCGGATCAGCTACGGCACGGTCACCGTCCGCGAAGCACTCGGCAATTCGCTGAACGTGCCGGCGGTGCGGGCGCTGCAGTTCGTCGGCGGCGAGCGCCTGCTGGCACTGCTGCGCACGCTCGGCATGCGCGGCCTGAGCCAGCATCCGGATGTCTATGGCGATGGCATCGCGCTCGGCAACGGCGAAGTGACGTTGGCGGAGCTGGTCGGCGCTTATGCGGCACTGGCGAATCAGGGCCGGGCACGGCCGCTGACCTTGTTCGAGGACGGCCTCGAAGCGCAGGCGTCGGTAGCGGCGCTGAGCCGCGACAGCGCTTCGATCATCACCGACATCCTGTCCGACCCGCGCGCGCGCCTGCTCGAATTCGGCGACGGCGGCCTGCTGCGCTTCCCGGTGCAGACTGCGGTCAAGACCGGCACCTCGAGCGATTACCGCGACGCCTGGTGCGTGGCCTATGACGGCCATCACGTGGTCGGTGCCTGGATGGGCGCGCTGGCCGGGCAGGCGATGGATGGCGTCACTGGTTCGATCGGCCCGGCGCTGCTGGTGCGCTCGATGTTCGGCTTGCTGAATCGCAACCAGCAATCGCGGCCCCAGACGCGGCTACTAGCGCGCAGCCCGAATCTGGAAGCCCACACGGTGCGCGGCCCGGATGGCGGCGAGCGGCTGGAATGGTTCGCGCCGGGCACTGCACCGGATTCGCCGGACGCTGTTGTCGCCTCGATCAGCGCCAGCGAAGCCGGCCCGCCACGCCTGCTGCAGCCCTTCGAAGGCTTAGCGATGGCGATCGATCCCAGAGTGCCGCCGGAACTTCAGGCCCTCGAATTCGAGCTGGCCGGCGTGCCGGACAAGCCCGAGGCAAACGCGGTGATCTGGATCGTCGATGAGGCCGAAGCCGCGAGAACGCCGGGTGGCCGCTGGCAATGGCCGTTGTCGCGTGGCGAGCACACGGCGAGCGCCAAGGCCGCCGATGGCCGCTGGCAGACGCCGACGGTGAGCTTTCGGGTGAAGTGA
- a CDS encoding helix-turn-helix domain-containing protein, which yields MTDKTKPKARSRILETVHATASDLHAAGLIYARRMREFDALSLPPVPTYTPANIKSIRSKHNLSQAVMAAALNASLSTVRQWEIGHKKPSGPAAKLLSVLDRKGLDALI from the coding sequence ATGACAGACAAGACCAAGCCGAAAGCACGTAGCCGAATCCTGGAGACCGTCCATGCCACGGCTTCAGATCTTCACGCGGCGGGTTTGATCTATGCGCGGCGGATGCGCGAGTTCGACGCCCTTTCCCTGCCACCAGTGCCGACCTATACGCCGGCCAACATCAAGTCCATCCGATCGAAGCACAACCTCAGTCAGGCAGTAATGGCAGCGGCGCTGAACGCTAGCTTGTCAACGGTTCGGCAGTGGGAGATCGGGCACAAGAAGCCGAGCGGTCCGGCTGCTAAGCTCCTGAGTGTGTTGGACCGAAAGGGGCTGGACGCGTTGATCTGA
- a CDS encoding inorganic phosphate transporter produces the protein MSTTTIGPVGSGAPRMDQGLGVAGTIGFAASVIVAILYVAYSVYVDASAAGIQATTYLPFILLFIALLIALGFEFVNGFHDTANAVATVIYTNSMPANVAVVWSGFFNFLGVLLSSGAVAFGIISLLPVELILQVGSGAGFAMVFALLFAAIAWNLATWALGIPSSSSHTLIGSIIGVGIANALMHGRSGTAGVDWSKATDIGKALLLSPLLGFTAAALLFLALKVLVRNKALYEAPKPGVAPPLWIRGLLIFTCTGVSFAHGSNDGQKGMGLIMLILIGVVPTAYALNRAVPAQYVAEFHSNTLAMNQTMSAHGSAAAFEGDPRTALTRYIANKTLEPQTVPALTALAADIDSQVGEYGSLARVPADKTRNMRNDMYIAAEAVKRIGKESSLNFADDEAKTLDRYKSSLDKATRFIPTWVKVAVAFALGLGTMIGWKRIVVTVGEKIGKSHLTYAQGASAELVAMATIGAADAFGMPVSTTHVLSSGVAGTMTANKSGLQMSTVRNLLMAWVLTLPVSITLAGSLYWVFSKIF, from the coding sequence ATGAGCACAACGACGATCGGGCCGGTTGGCAGCGGCGCACCGCGCATGGACCAGGGGCTCGGGGTGGCGGGGACGATCGGCTTTGCCGCGTCGGTCATCGTGGCCATTCTCTACGTGGCGTACAGCGTCTATGTCGATGCCAGCGCAGCGGGCATCCAGGCGACAACCTATCTGCCGTTCATCCTGCTGTTCATCGCCCTGCTGATCGCGCTCGGCTTCGAGTTCGTCAACGGTTTTCATGACACGGCCAACGCGGTGGCCACCGTCATCTACACCAACTCGATGCCGGCCAATGTCGCGGTGGTCTGGTCGGGCTTCTTCAATTTTCTCGGCGTGCTGCTGTCAAGCGGTGCGGTCGCCTTCGGGATCATTTCGCTGCTGCCGGTCGAGCTGATCCTGCAGGTCGGATCCGGTGCCGGTTTCGCGATGGTGTTCGCGCTGCTGTTCGCGGCGATCGCCTGGAACCTGGCCACCTGGGCGCTCGGCATTCCTTCTTCCAGTTCGCACACCTTGATCGGTTCGATCATCGGCGTCGGCATTGCCAACGCGCTGATGCACGGCCGCAGCGGCACCGCCGGCGTCGATTGGAGCAAGGCGACCGACATCGGCAAAGCCCTGCTGCTGTCGCCGCTGCTCGGCTTCACCGCGGCGGCGCTGCTGTTCCTGGCCTTGAAGGTGCTGGTTCGCAACAAGGCCCTCTATGAAGCACCGAAGCCGGGCGTGGCGCCGCCGCTGTGGATTCGCGGCCTGCTGATCTTCACCTGCACCGGCGTCAGCTTTGCGCACGGCTCCAACGATGGCCAGAAAGGCATGGGCCTGATCATGCTGATCCTGATCGGCGTCGTGCCGACGGCCTACGCACTGAACCGCGCGGTGCCGGCGCAGTACGTCGCCGAGTTCCACAGCAACACGCTGGCGATGAACCAGACGATGAGCGCGCATGGCAGTGCGGCCGCGTTCGAAGGCGATCCGCGTACCGCGCTGACCCGTTACATCGCCAACAAGACCCTTGAGCCGCAGACGGTGCCGGCGCTGACGGCACTGGCCGCCGACATCGATAGCCAAGTCGGCGAATACGGTTCGCTGGCGCGAGTGCCGGCCGACAAGACCCGCAACATGCGCAACGACATGTACATCGCCGCCGAAGCGGTGAAGCGCATCGGCAAGGAATCAAGCCTGAATTTCGCGGACGATGAAGCGAAGACGCTGGACCGCTACAAGTCCTCGCTGGACAAGGCGACGCGCTTCATTCCCACCTGGGTGAAGGTGGCGGTGGCCTTCGCGCTGGGCCTGGGCACGATGATCGGCTGGAAGCGCATCGTGGTGACCGTTGGCGAGAAGATCGGCAAGAGCCATCTCACCTATGCGCAGGGCGCCTCGGCAGAACTGGTGGCGATGGCCACCATCGGCGCCGCAGATGCCTTCGGCATGCCGGTCTCGACGACGCACGTGCTGTCCTCCGGCGTTGCCGGCACGATGACGGCGAACAAGTCCGGCCTGCAGATGTCGACGGTGCGCAATCTGCTGATGGCCTGGGTGCTGACCCTGCCGGTTTCGATCACGCTGGCAGGCTCGCTGTACTGGGTGTTTTCGAAGATCTTCTGA
- a CDS encoding putative Na+/H+ antiporter, with translation MTPTLIQSLAAAIFIIALIHTFSTKFFEGLAHRYPRHEGIFHLLGEVEVVFGFWAMVLVILLFALEGRDAALAYVDSRNFTEPLFVFAVMIVSGSRPILDLASLLVKGFSKLLPLPTSTATYFTIMALVPLLGSFVTEPAAMTLGALMLRDRFLNADGLSSRFKYATVGVLFVNISIGGVLTPFAAPPVLMVASKWNWDIAFMMSNFGWKAAIAVAINAVAVTALFRKQLAGITSNSEGKNAAVPLPIMLVNSLILLGVVMFAHHPALFLGLLLFFIGFATAYERHQGRLIVPEALLVAFFLAGLVVLGGMQQWWLQPVLLSMSPDAVYFGATALTALTDNAALTYLGSLVEGLSDEFKYMLVAGAVTGGGLTVIANAPNPAGFSILKVRFKDETIGALGLLLAALPPTLVAIVAMRFL, from the coding sequence ATGACGCCGACCCTGATCCAGTCGCTGGCCGCCGCAATCTTCATCATTGCCCTAATCCACACCTTCTCGACCAAGTTCTTCGAAGGTCTGGCCCATCGCTATCCGCGGCATGAGGGCATCTTTCATCTGCTCGGCGAGGTCGAAGTGGTGTTCGGCTTCTGGGCGATGGTGCTGGTGATCCTGCTGTTCGCGCTTGAAGGCCGCGATGCCGCGCTGGCCTATGTCGATTCGCGCAACTTCACCGAGCCGCTGTTCGTGTTCGCGGTGATGATCGTTTCCGGCAGCCGGCCGATCCTCGATCTGGCCAGCCTGCTCGTCAAAGGCTTCTCGAAACTGCTGCCGCTGCCGACGAGCACCGCAACCTATTTCACGATCATGGCGCTGGTGCCGCTGCTCGGTTCATTCGTCACCGAGCCGGCCGCGATGACCCTCGGGGCACTGATGCTGCGCGACCGCTTTCTGAACGCCGATGGTCTGTCGAGCCGGTTCAAGTACGCGACGGTCGGTGTGCTGTTCGTCAACATCTCGATCGGCGGTGTGTTGACGCCGTTTGCCGCGCCGCCGGTGCTGATGGTCGCCAGCAAGTGGAACTGGGACATCGCTTTCATGATGAGCAACTTCGGCTGGAAGGCGGCGATCGCGGTGGCCATCAATGCCGTCGCGGTGACCGCGCTGTTCCGCAAGCAGCTGGCGGGGATCACCAGCAACAGCGAAGGCAAGAATGCCGCCGTGCCGCTGCCGATCATGCTGGTCAACTCGCTGATCCTGCTCGGCGTGGTGATGTTCGCGCATCACCCGGCGCTGTTCCTTGGCCTGCTGCTGTTCTTCATCGGCTTCGCGACGGCGTATGAACGCCATCAGGGCCGGCTGATCGTGCCGGAAGCGCTGCTGGTGGCGTTCTTCCTCGCCGGGCTCGTCGTGCTCGGCGGCATGCAGCAGTGGTGGCTGCAGCCTGTGCTGCTGTCGATGAGCCCGGACGCGGTCTACTTCGGCGCCACCGCGCTGACGGCGCTGACCGACAACGCTGCGCTGACTTATCTCGGCTCGCTGGTAGAAGGCCTGAGCGACGAGTTCAAGTACATGCTGGTGGCCGGCGCGGTGACGGGCGGTGGCCTGACGGTGATCGCCAATGCGCCGAACCCGGCCGGCTTCTCGATCCTGAAAGTCCGCTTCAAGGACGAGACGATCGGCGCGCTCGGCCTGCTGCTGGCGGCGCTGCCGCCGACCTTGGTGGCGATCGTCGCGATGCGGTTTCTATAG
- a CDS encoding c-type cytochrome codes for MSTPERLLLASLLLIATAAQAAGPGLGKPLSAAEVAALPRSVFPDGRGLPIGRGTVSDGKVIYDAQCTSCHGIAGRGGSGGHLISDGKLTGPDPDPAVNTYWPYATTLWDFTRRSMPMTAPGSLSSDETYAVTAYLLHLSGLIAADGVLDEQSLPKVRMPNRDGFDWIDVRRPAPSP; via the coding sequence ATGTCTACGCCTGAGCGGCTGTTGCTGGCGAGCTTGCTGTTGATCGCGACGGCTGCACAGGCTGCAGGGCCCGGCCTCGGCAAACCGCTGAGCGCCGCCGAAGTCGCCGCCCTGCCCCGCAGCGTGTTTCCCGATGGCCGCGGCTTGCCGATCGGCCGCGGTACCGTCAGCGACGGCAAGGTGATCTACGACGCTCAGTGCACGTCCTGCCACGGCATCGCCGGCCGTGGCGGCAGCGGCGGCCATCTGATCAGCGACGGCAAGCTCACCGGCCCGGACCCTGATCCCGCCGTCAACACCTACTGGCCCTACGCCACCACCTTGTGGGACTTCACACGTCGCTCGATGCCGATGACCGCGCCGGGTTCGCTGAGCAGCGATGAGACCTATGCGGTCACCGCCTATCTGCTGCATCTGTCCGGCCTGATCGCGGCCGATGGCGTGCTCGATGAGCAGAGCCTGCCCAAGGTCCGGATGCCGAATCGCGATGGTTTTGACTGGATCGACGTGCGTCGGCCGGCGCCATCGCCCTGA